From the genome of Thermoflexus hugenholtzii, one region includes:
- a CDS encoding nuclease-related domain-containing protein, whose translation MKVVRNEAYIRRRATIGNWAFPIGYIILILGLVTSLLYPQLALIPVIAFFVGFGLTQIGIYYIHRFVRPDRPEAALTQALKGLDDRYVLYHYMLPADHVLVGPDGVRTFTVKWQRGEIRCRNDRWSQPIGLLRWFLRWMAQDTLGNPTREAQQEAEALRRYLARRLDGKEIPVRPVIVFTHPEARLDIEGSSVPVVHARKLKEWLRKEGRGSALPRELQAALEQILPRGEE comes from the coding sequence ATGAAGGTGGTGCGCAACGAAGCCTATATCCGGCGTCGGGCGACGATTGGCAACTGGGCGTTCCCCATCGGCTACATCATCCTGATCCTCGGACTGGTCACCTCTTTGCTCTATCCGCAGCTGGCCCTCATCCCGGTGATCGCTTTCTTCGTCGGCTTCGGCCTCACTCAAATCGGGATCTATTACATCCATCGCTTCGTGCGGCCGGATCGCCCGGAGGCGGCCCTCACCCAGGCCCTCAAAGGCCTGGACGACCGTTACGTCCTGTATCACTACATGCTGCCCGCCGACCATGTGCTGGTGGGTCCCGATGGCGTGCGGACCTTCACCGTCAAGTGGCAGCGCGGGGAGATCCGTTGCCGGAACGATCGGTGGTCCCAGCCCATCGGGCTGTTGCGGTGGTTCTTGCGCTGGATGGCCCAGGACACGCTGGGGAACCCCACCCGGGAGGCGCAGCAGGAGGCGGAGGCGTTGCGCCGCTATCTGGCGCGGCGCCTGGACGGAAAGGAGATCCCCGTCCGGCCGGTGATCGTCTTCACCCATCCGGAGGCCCGTCTCGACATCGAGGGCAGCAGCGTCCCGGTGGTCCACGCCCGCAAGCTGAAGGAGTGGCTGCGCAAAGAGGGGCGGGGGAGCGCCCTCCCCCGGGAGCTCCAGGCCGCCCTGGAGCAGATCCTCCCCCGTGGGGAAGAGTAG
- the fabF gene encoding beta-ketoacyl-ACP synthase II — protein MSSDPPPKSDRHQNPAPRSPSAARPEDRRVVITGMGALSPLSLDVRSFWEGLIAGRSGIGPITQFDASGLPVRIAGEVKGFDPTVVLSPKEARRMARCSQFAVVAAWEAVRDAGFDGFPDPERVGTLIGVGMGGYEVADRQIQIFRTHGLSRVSPFALVASIPNMPSHHVSVYFGARGPIATVAAACATGAQAIGEAAEWIRRGIADVVICGGVEALITDFAIAGFAAMRALSTRNEEPERASRPFDAHRDGFVYAEGAGIVVLERLSHARARGARIYAEVLGYGNAADAHHVAAPEPDGAGAARAMRWALQDAGLGPEDIDYINAHGTSTRLNDPIETAAIKQVFGEHAYRIPISATKSMIGHTMGAAGALGAIAAALTLVHGVIHPTINYETPDPECDLDYVPNMARAARVRHALVNAFGFGGHNVSLVLGRWEPPGP, from the coding sequence ATGAGCTCGGACCCCCCTCCCAAGAGCGACCGGCATCAGAACCCCGCGCCGCGGAGTCCATCCGCCGCCCGCCCGGAGGACCGGCGGGTGGTGATCACCGGGATGGGGGCCCTTTCCCCCCTCAGCCTGGATGTCCGTTCGTTCTGGGAGGGCCTGATCGCCGGCCGCTCCGGCATCGGCCCCATCACCCAGTTCGACGCCTCCGGCCTCCCGGTCCGCATCGCGGGGGAGGTGAAGGGCTTCGACCCCACGGTCGTCCTCTCCCCGAAGGAGGCCCGCCGCATGGCCCGCTGCTCCCAGTTCGCCGTGGTGGCGGCGTGGGAGGCGGTGCGGGACGCGGGCTTCGATGGCTTCCCGGATCCGGAGCGGGTGGGGACGCTGATCGGGGTCGGGATGGGGGGCTACGAGGTGGCCGACCGCCAGATCCAGATCTTCCGCACCCACGGGCTGTCCCGGGTGAGCCCCTTCGCCCTGGTGGCCTCCATCCCCAACATGCCCAGCCACCACGTCAGCGTGTATTTCGGGGCGAGGGGCCCCATCGCGACCGTGGCCGCCGCCTGCGCCACCGGGGCTCAGGCCATCGGCGAGGCCGCGGAATGGATCCGCCGGGGGATCGCCGATGTGGTGATCTGCGGCGGGGTGGAGGCCCTGATCACCGACTTCGCCATCGCCGGCTTCGCCGCCATGCGCGCCCTCTCCACCCGCAACGAGGAGCCCGAGCGGGCCAGCCGCCCCTTCGATGCCCACCGCGACGGCTTCGTCTACGCGGAGGGGGCCGGCATCGTGGTGCTGGAGCGGCTCTCCCACGCCCGGGCCCGGGGCGCCCGGATCTACGCCGAGGTCCTGGGCTACGGCAACGCCGCCGACGCCCACCACGTGGCCGCCCCGGAGCCGGACGGCGCGGGGGCCGCCCGGGCGATGCGCTGGGCCCTGCAGGACGCCGGCCTGGGCCCCGAGGACATCGATTACATCAACGCCCACGGGACCTCCACGCGGCTCAACGATCCGATCGAGACGGCGGCCATCAAGCAGGTCTTCGGGGAGCACGCCTACCGTATCCCGATCAGCGCCACCAAGTCGATGATCGGCCACACCATGGGCGCGGCGGGCGCCCTGGGGGCCATCGCCGCCGCCCTCACCCTGGTCCACGGGGTGATCCACCCCACCATCAATTACGAAACCCCCGATCCCGAGTGCGACCTGGATTACGTCCCCAACATGGCTCGAGCTGCCCGGGTGCGCCATGCCCTGGTCAACGCCTTCGGCTTCGGCGGCCACAACGTCTCCCTCGTCCTGGGCCGGTGGGAGCCCCCGGGTCCCTGA
- a CDS encoding tetratricopeptide repeat protein yields the protein MPRDHLRLTADVLLDVWKELGPLVGIAPLPGAPLIRHALDALESLRKSQDARRRLEDLLGQAEQEFLREAPGQGLDRVADWVRQLPFHDLDSFRQALKALRDHWDEQALRDRLAQELARIPNLGPGEQARALALYLDCLRRRLLADPEFRPIVLALSALRVEKDLERLLEEVDALYRALNRLIGLPEDLVAWPVETLDAAAVRELRADLLLPRYRLVPYTGKAFRQTLEDLLAWARGLEAARPPVGLRIYIGPGGAGKTRLLIEAGEALRREGWWTGFLRAGRLTPANARLLTADARPTLLIADYIANRPDEARTLLREAARACRERTAPLALVLLERAFPEWLQKDLQDYTDPEYVGWPAFLGLPTVEKRPRALPALDPEDRRALFREARARLAALLPADGRSLPDYDELPESPLHVLLLALLTAAGERVDRPADPERVLECAWSRERAAWERHLDELLRGQPEPRRRRALEIVEDLSVLATLGRPFPSKKAVADFLEAHSDSFEPIHGVAWRELANLLPKLFPRAEKGVIPPIVPDPLADFVLMRRLTERPELVPMALPAPEEAGAGPEEAVGAARQALEALARLWGRAKEEGERRRVEDWMRAAAGRLAEWPPAAWRALAAALPAPDRTLALRPFLADFCRARLERTPREEPEERARLAHMLGVALFALGRRAEALQATQEAVEIRRRLAAQRPDAFLPDLAMSLTNLGADLSALGRRAEALQATQEAVALYRRLAAQHPDAFLPHLAVSLNNLSVWLSEMGRQAEALQAAQEAAALYRRLAAQHPDAFLPYLAGSFHTLGKVLSKMGRRAEALEATQEAVALYRRLAAQHPDAFLPDLAISLTNLGNALSEMGRRAEALEATQEAVALYRRLAAQHPDAFLPDLALSLINLGADLSALGQREEALEATQEAVTLYRRLAAQHPDAFLPDLALSLNNLGLQLSEMGQREEALEATQEAVDLYRRLAAQHPDAFLPHLAMSLTNLGKVLSEMGRREEALEATQEAVDLYRRLAAQHPDAFLPDLAMSLINLGADLSALGRRAEALKATQEAVDLYRRLAAQHPDAFLPHLAMSLNNLGAMLSESGRRAEALQATQEAVEIRRRLATQHPDAFLPDLAVSLNNLGNRLSEMGRRAEALQATQEAVDLYRRLAAQHPDAFLPDLARSLQNLGVDLSALGRRAEALEATQEAVDLYRRLAAQHPDAFLPDLAMSLHNLGDRLSEIGEPEKALAAYEEAVRILLPFFRVLPPAFADRMRYMLRDYLAACGRGKREPDWELVKETLRVGLSLALSPTATRLAPLLWAVVAMARGLAEPETSQRVEEDLAEMRQQEDWQGLAEALERLLTGERDPQALRRGLALDAIDEQALALAEGAVADEEMWALLGRLASEAGGAE from the coding sequence ATGCCCCGCGACCATCTCCGCCTGACGGCGGATGTCCTGCTTGACGTCTGGAAGGAGCTGGGCCCTCTGGTCGGGATCGCGCCCCTCCCCGGCGCCCCCCTCATCCGCCACGCCCTCGACGCCCTGGAGAGCCTCCGCAAGTCCCAGGACGCCCGCCGGCGCCTGGAGGATCTCCTGGGGCAGGCGGAGCAGGAGTTCCTCCGGGAAGCCCCCGGGCAGGGCCTGGACCGCGTGGCCGATTGGGTGAGGCAACTCCCCTTCCATGACCTCGACTCCTTCCGCCAGGCCCTCAAGGCCCTCCGCGATCATTGGGATGAGCAGGCCCTCCGCGACCGGCTGGCTCAGGAGCTCGCTCGGATCCCGAACCTCGGCCCGGGCGAGCAGGCCCGCGCCCTGGCCCTTTATCTGGACTGCCTGCGCCGCCGCCTGCTGGCCGACCCTGAGTTCCGCCCGATCGTCCTGGCCCTGAGCGCCCTGCGCGTCGAAAAGGACCTCGAGCGCCTCCTGGAGGAAGTGGACGCCCTCTACAGAGCCCTCAACCGCCTCATCGGCCTGCCCGAAGACCTGGTCGCCTGGCCGGTCGAAACCCTCGATGCCGCCGCCGTCCGCGAGCTCCGCGCCGACCTCCTGCTCCCCCGCTACCGCCTGGTCCCCTACACCGGCAAGGCCTTCCGGCAGACCCTGGAGGACCTCCTGGCCTGGGCCCGGGGGCTGGAAGCGGCCCGGCCGCCGGTGGGATTGCGCATCTACATCGGCCCCGGCGGCGCCGGCAAAACCCGCCTGCTCATCGAGGCCGGCGAGGCCCTCCGCCGGGAAGGCTGGTGGACGGGCTTCCTGCGAGCCGGACGCCTGACCCCCGCGAACGCCCGCCTCCTGACCGCCGACGCCCGCCCCACCCTGCTCATCGCCGACTACATCGCCAACCGTCCCGATGAGGCGCGAACCCTGCTGCGCGAGGCCGCCCGCGCCTGCCGGGAGCGAACCGCCCCCCTGGCCCTCGTCCTCCTGGAGCGCGCCTTCCCCGAATGGCTGCAAAAGGACCTTCAGGACTACACCGACCCCGAATACGTGGGCTGGCCGGCCTTCCTCGGCCTCCCCACGGTGGAGAAGAGGCCCCGGGCGCTGCCTGCCCTGGACCCGGAGGACCGTCGGGCGCTCTTCCGGGAGGCCCGGGCGCGGCTCGCGGCCCTCCTGCCCGCCGACGGCCGCTCCCTCCCCGATTACGACGAGCTGCCGGAGTCCCCCCTCCACGTCCTCCTGCTGGCCCTGCTGACGGCGGCGGGGGAGCGGGTGGACCGCCCCGCCGACCCGGAGCGGGTGCTGGAGTGCGCCTGGAGCCGGGAGCGGGCGGCCTGGGAGCGGCATCTCGATGAGCTGCTGCGGGGCCAGCCGGAGCCGCGGCGGCGCCGCGCCCTGGAGATCGTGGAGGATCTGAGCGTCCTGGCTACGCTGGGCCGTCCCTTCCCGAGCAAGAAAGCGGTGGCGGACTTTCTTGAAGCCCACTCAGACTCCTTCGAGCCCATCCACGGCGTCGCCTGGAGGGAGCTGGCAAACCTCCTGCCTAAGCTTTTCCCTCGCGCAGAGAAAGGCGTCATCCCTCCCATCGTCCCCGACCCCCTGGCCGACTTCGTCCTGATGCGGCGGCTGACGGAGCGCCCGGAGCTGGTCCCGATGGCCCTGCCCGCGCCCGAGGAGGCCGGGGCGGGGCCGGAGGAGGCCGTTGGCGCGGCCCGGCAGGCCCTGGAGGCGCTGGCCCGCCTGTGGGGGCGGGCGAAGGAGGAGGGAGAGCGGAGGCGGGTGGAGGACTGGATGCGGGCCGCCGCCGGGCGCCTGGCCGAGTGGCCTCCTGCGGCATGGCGGGCGCTGGCTGCGGCGTTGCCGGCCCCCGACCGCACCCTGGCCCTGCGGCCCTTCCTGGCCGATTTCTGCCGGGCCCGGCTGGAGCGGACGCCGCGGGAAGAGCCGGAAGAGCGGGCGCGGCTTGCGCACATGCTGGGCGTCGCCCTTTTCGCCTTGGGCCGGCGGGCGGAGGCCCTGCAAGCCACGCAGGAGGCGGTGGAGATCCGCCGCCGGCTGGCCGCCCAGCGCCCCGACGCCTTCCTCCCCGACCTGGCCATGAGCCTCACCAACCTGGGCGCGGATCTTTCCGCATTGGGCCGGCGGGCGGAGGCCCTGCAAGCCACGCAGGAGGCGGTGGCGCTCTACCGCCGCCTGGCCGCCCAACACCCCGACGCCTTCCTCCCCCACCTGGCGGTGAGCCTCAACAACCTGAGCGTCTGGCTTTCCGAAATGGGCCGGCAGGCGGAGGCCCTGCAAGCCGCGCAGGAGGCGGCGGCGCTCTACCGCCGGCTGGCCGCCCAACACCCCGACGCCTTCCTCCCCTACCTAGCCGGCAGTTTCCATACCCTGGGCAAGGTGCTTTCCAAAATGGGCCGGCGGGCGGAGGCCCTGGAAGCCACGCAGGAGGCGGTGGCGCTCTACCGCCGCCTGGCCGCCCAACACCCCGACGCCTTCCTCCCCGACCTGGCGATAAGCCTCACCAACCTGGGCAATGCGCTTTCCGAAATGGGCCGGCGAGCAGAGGCCCTGGAAGCCACGCAGGAGGCGGTGGCGCTCTACCGCCGCCTGGCCGCCCAGCACCCCGACGCCTTCCTCCCCGACCTGGCCTTGAGCCTTATCAACCTGGGCGCGGATCTTTCCGCATTGGGCCAGCGGGAGGAGGCCCTGGAAGCCACGCAGGAGGCGGTGACGCTCTACCGCCGCCTGGCCGCCCAGCACCCCGACGCCTTCCTCCCCGACCTAGCCTTGAGCCTCAACAACCTGGGGCTCCAGCTTTCCGAAATGGGCCAGCGGGAGGAGGCCCTGGAAGCCACGCAGGAGGCGGTGGACCTCTACCGCCGGCTGGCCGCCCAACACCCCGACGCCTTCCTCCCCCACCTGGCCATGAGCCTCACCAACCTGGGCAAGGTGCTTTCCGAAATGGGCCGGCGGGAGGAGGCCCTGGAAGCCACGCAGGAGGCGGTGGACCTCTACCGCCGCCTGGCCGCCCAACACCCCGACGCCTTCCTCCCCGACCTGGCCATGAGCCTTATCAACCTGGGCGCGGATCTTTCCGCCTTGGGCCGGCGGGCAGAGGCCCTGAAAGCCACGCAGGAGGCGGTGGACCTCTACCGCCGGCTGGCCGCCCAACACCCCGACGCCTTCCTCCCCCACCTGGCCATGAGCCTCAACAACCTGGGCGCCATGCTTTCCGAATCGGGCCGGCGGGCGGAGGCCCTGCAAGCCACACAGGAGGCAGTGGAGATCCGCCGCCGCCTGGCCACCCAGCACCCCGACGCCTTCCTCCCCGACCTGGCGGTGAGCCTCAATAACCTGGGCAACCGGCTTTCCGAAATGGGCCGGCGGGCGGAGGCCCTGCAAGCCACGCAGGAGGCGGTGGACCTCTACCGCCGCCTGGCCGCCCAGCACCCCGACGCCTTCCTCCCCGACCTGGCGAGGAGTCTCCAGAACCTGGGCGTGGATCTTTCCGCCCTGGGCCGGCGGGCGGAGGCCCTGGAAGCCACGCAGGAGGCGGTGGACCTCTACCGCCGCCTGGCCGCCCAGCACCCCGATGCCTTCCTCCCCGACCTGGCGATGAGCCTCCACAACCTGGGCGACCGGCTTTCCGAAATCGGAGAGCCGGAGAAAGCCCTGGCGGCCTATGAGGAAGCCGTGCGCATCCTGTTGCCGTTCTTCCGGGTCCTGCCCCCGGCGTTCGCGGATCGCATGCGATATATGCTGCGCGACTATCTGGCCGCATGCGGACGGGGGAAACGAGAGCCGGATTGGGAGCTGGTGAAGGAGACGCTCCGGGTCGGCCTTTCCCTCGCGCTCTCCCCCACGGCCACGCGGCTGGCGCCGCTGCTGTGGGCGGTGGTGGCCATGGCGCGGGGCCTGGCGGAGCCGGAAACGAGCCAGCGGGTGGAGGAAGATCTGGCGGAGATGCGCCAGCAGGAGGACTGGCAAGGGCTGGCGGAGGCGCTGGAGCGGCTGCTAACGGGGGAGCGGGATCCGCAGGCGCTGCGCCGGGGTCTGGCCCTGGATGCCATCGATGAGCAGGCCCTGGCGCTGGCGGAAGGGGCGGTGGCGGATGAAGAGATGTGGGCGCTGCTCGGGAGGCTCGCGTCGGAGGCGGGGGGCGCTGAATGA
- a CDS encoding glucose-1-phosphate thymidylyltransferase: MKALILSGGKGTRLYPLTFTSAKQLLPIANKPVLFRVIETVRDAGITDIGIVVGDTAPEVMAAVGDGSRWGVRVTYIRQEAPLGLAHAVKISRDYLGQTPFVMFLGDNVIQGGIRHLVRMFLESDYDAQIVLKEVPDPQHYGVAELADGRIVRLVEKPREPRSNLALVGIYLFRPPIFEAVEAIRPSWRGELEITDAIQYLVEKGYKVYPYIHTGWWIDTGKPIDLLAANSLVLEELEPRVEGYVDRDSALEGKVVIERGAEIINSRIRGPAIIGEHTRIINSYIGPFTSIYHHCEIINSEIEHSIILEHCRIEDIPRIADSLIGRRVVITHSPMKPRAYKFTLGDYSQVGIL; this comes from the coding sequence ATCAAAGCGCTGATCCTGAGCGGGGGGAAGGGGACCCGCCTTTACCCCCTGACCTTCACCAGCGCCAAGCAGCTGCTCCCCATCGCCAACAAGCCGGTGCTCTTCCGGGTGATCGAGACGGTGAGAGACGCGGGGATCACCGACATCGGGATCGTGGTGGGGGACACCGCCCCGGAGGTGATGGCGGCGGTGGGGGATGGGAGCCGCTGGGGCGTGCGGGTCACCTACATCCGCCAGGAGGCTCCCCTGGGCCTGGCCCATGCGGTGAAGATCTCCCGGGATTACCTGGGCCAGACCCCCTTCGTGATGTTTTTGGGCGACAACGTCATCCAGGGCGGGATCCGCCATCTGGTGCGGATGTTCCTGGAGAGCGACTACGACGCCCAGATTGTCCTCAAGGAGGTCCCGGACCCCCAGCACTATGGCGTGGCGGAGCTGGCCGACGGGCGCATCGTCCGGCTGGTGGAGAAGCCGCGGGAGCCCCGCAGCAACCTGGCCCTGGTGGGGATCTATCTTTTCCGGCCGCCGATCTTCGAGGCCGTCGAGGCCATCCGCCCCAGCTGGCGGGGCGAGCTGGAGATCACCGACGCCATCCAGTATCTGGTGGAGAAGGGCTACAAGGTCTATCCGTATATCCACACGGGGTGGTGGATCGACACGGGCAAGCCCATCGACCTGCTGGCGGCCAACAGCCTGGTCCTGGAGGAGCTGGAGCCGCGGGTGGAGGGCTATGTGGATCGGGACTCGGCCCTGGAGGGGAAGGTGGTGATCGAGCGGGGGGCGGAGATCATCAACAGCCGCATCCGCGGGCCGGCCATCATCGGCGAGCACACCCGCATCATCAACAGCTACATCGGTCCCTTCACCAGCATCTATCATCACTGCGAGATCATCAACAGCGAGATCGAGCACAGCATCATCCTGGAGCACTGCCGCATCGAGGACATCCCCCGCATCGCCGACAGCCTGATCGGCCGGCGGGTGGTGATCACCCACTCCCCCATGAAGCCCCGGGCCTATAAGTTCACCCTGGGGGACTACAGCCAGGTGGGGATCCTTTGA
- a CDS encoding CpsD/CapB family tyrosine-protein kinase, producing the protein MERPLPQPVAEAYRILRMNLEALRLEHPLQALLLAPASPGEAADAVAAHLAIAFAEAGRQTLLVDADLERPGLHRRFGLSPVSGLAALIGEGGGSIDASLMSTGVLGLWLLPAGAAEPPPAALPARRAGELLQALRRRAERILICAPAPQRSSRTLALAEHCDGALLIVRARRTHRADLLRAREALERLHIPILGVVLQR; encoded by the coding sequence ATGGAACGGCCGCTCCCGCAACCCGTCGCCGAGGCGTATCGCATCCTGCGGATGAACCTGGAGGCCCTGCGGCTGGAGCATCCGCTGCAGGCGCTGCTTCTGGCCCCCGCCTCCCCGGGGGAGGCTGCCGACGCCGTGGCGGCCCATCTGGCCATCGCCTTCGCCGAGGCCGGCCGTCAGACCCTTCTGGTGGACGCGGACCTGGAGCGCCCGGGGCTGCACCGACGGTTCGGCCTCTCCCCCGTCTCCGGGCTGGCCGCCCTGATCGGCGAGGGGGGCGGATCCATCGACGCCAGCCTGATGTCCACGGGGGTCCTGGGGTTGTGGCTGCTGCCGGCCGGCGCCGCGGAGCCGCCTCCGGCCGCCCTGCCGGCCCGTCGGGCCGGGGAGCTCCTGCAGGCCCTCCGGCGGCGGGCCGAGCGCATCCTGATCTGCGCCCCCGCGCCCCAGCGCTCCAGCCGAACCCTGGCCCTGGCGGAGCATTGTGACGGGGCCCTCCTGATCGTCCGCGCCCGCCGCACCCATCGGGCCGACCTGCTCCGCGCCCGGGAGGCCCTGGAGCGGCTTCATATTCCCATCCTGGGCGTGGTCCTGCAGCGGTGA
- a CDS encoding YveK family protein: protein MNLWDLIYILRRWGWLIPVLAGATALSAFVFSRLQTPVYRAVATIAVQPARPDFGQSQAAKTLLSSYVQIMSSTYGGGDLHQPSASRVIQTLQLDMTPEQLKRSAIFSADERSLLIELEVRSYAPEVAQQIARTWAELFVEWRRTENQRLRQEDQIDALLVDQPVAGRFRPQTTFNVAAGAVLGLVLGGALALLAGWLELGAARASEQWLLLQHYLRLLRRRGWALVAFPVLAAGAAFVFSRLQTPMYRAVATIAVQPARPDFGQSQAAKTLLNSYLAILSSVYGGDHPDQPSARRVIQELGLTMAPEALRRNMSLSLDERSMVIRLEVRAPDGELAKRIAKRWAEQFVEWRRSENKKLRQEDRIDALLVDEPIYTRFRPQTRVNVAIGGLLGFALGLGVMFFQEGLENLRRWMAAPAAARLPGPIPGPTSRP, encoded by the coding sequence ATGAATCTGTGGGATCTGATCTACATCCTGCGCCGATGGGGCTGGCTGATCCCGGTCCTGGCCGGAGCCACTGCCCTGAGCGCCTTCGTCTTCAGCCGGCTGCAGACGCCGGTTTACCGGGCGGTGGCGACGATCGCCGTGCAGCCGGCCCGGCCGGACTTCGGCCAGAGCCAGGCGGCCAAAACCCTGCTCAGCAGCTACGTGCAGATCATGTCCAGCACCTACGGCGGAGGGGATCTCCACCAGCCCTCCGCCAGCCGCGTGATCCAGACCCTGCAGCTGGACATGACGCCCGAGCAGCTGAAGCGGAGCGCCATCTTCTCCGCCGACGAGCGCAGCCTGCTCATCGAGCTGGAGGTCCGCTCTTACGCCCCGGAGGTGGCCCAACAGATCGCCCGCACGTGGGCGGAGCTGTTCGTCGAATGGCGACGCACGGAGAACCAGCGATTGCGCCAGGAGGATCAGATCGACGCCCTGCTGGTGGATCAGCCGGTCGCCGGCCGGTTCCGCCCCCAGACGACGTTCAACGTGGCGGCCGGAGCCGTGCTGGGGCTGGTGCTGGGCGGGGCCCTGGCCTTGCTGGCCGGATGGCTGGAGCTGGGGGCCGCCCGGGCCTCCGAACAGTGGTTGCTCCTCCAGCACTACCTCCGGTTGCTGCGCCGGCGGGGCTGGGCCCTGGTGGCCTTCCCCGTGCTGGCCGCCGGAGCCGCTTTCGTCTTCAGCCGGCTGCAGACGCCGATGTATCGGGCGGTGGCGACCATCGCCGTGCAGCCGGCCCGGCCGGACTTCGGCCAGAGCCAGGCGGCCAAAACCCTGCTCAACAGCTACCTGGCGATCCTCTCCAGCGTCTACGGGGGCGATCATCCCGATCAGCCCTCGGCGCGCCGGGTGATCCAGGAGCTGGGGCTGACGATGGCCCCCGAAGCGCTGCGGCGGAACATGTCCCTCTCCCTGGACGAGCGCAGCATGGTGATCCGCCTGGAGGTCCGGGCCCCTGACGGCGAGCTGGCGAAGCGGATCGCCAAGCGGTGGGCGGAGCAGTTCGTCGAGTGGCGGCGGAGCGAGAACAAGAAGCTCCGCCAGGAGGATCGGATCGACGCCCTCCTGGTGGACGAGCCGATTTACACCCGGTTTCGGCCCCAGACGCGGGTGAACGTCGCCATCGGCGGGCTGCTGGGGTTCGCCCTCGGGCTGGGGGTGATGTTCTTCCAGGAGGGCCTGGAAAACCTGCGCCGGTGGATGGCGGCCCCGGCGGCCGCCCGCCTCCCCGGACCGATCCCCGGCCCGACCTCCCGGCCATAG
- a CDS encoding glycosyltransferase, with protein sequence MRVALVHDWLNQMGGAEVVLEALKGIFPGAPIYTSIYDRRRMPARYREWEIRTTWLDALPFIHRYHQLYLPLYPLAFDALNLSDYDVVLSNKSGFCHGVVTGPSTVHVCYCLTPTRYVWGYEEYVARERLPRFLRGGLRPLIAALRLWDRLAADRVDLFIAISTEVARRIRKFYRRPSLLLHPPVEVSRFQPASRVEDYYLIVSRLVPYKRIDLAIQAFNRLGRPLVIVGDGRDRPRLEAMAGPTVTFRGRVSDVELAELYARCRAFIFPGVEDFGIAPVEAMAAGRPVIAFAAGGALDTVVEGVTGVFFREPTPESLAEAVRRLEELRFDPWDIRRYAERFDRRRFQEKIEEIVEATWEAARRGQEVEAALLARFQDLAVALRSPVG encoded by the coding sequence ATGCGCGTCGCGCTGGTCCATGACTGGCTGAATCAGATGGGCGGGGCGGAGGTGGTGCTGGAGGCCCTGAAGGGGATCTTCCCCGGGGCCCCCATCTACACCAGCATCTACGACCGCCGCCGCATGCCGGCCCGCTACCGGGAGTGGGAGATCCGCACCACCTGGCTGGACGCCCTCCCATTTATCCACCGCTATCATCAGCTTTACCTTCCCCTTTACCCCCTGGCCTTCGACGCCCTGAACCTCTCGGATTACGATGTGGTGCTGTCGAACAAGAGCGGGTTCTGCCACGGGGTGGTCACCGGCCCCTCCACCGTTCATGTGTGCTATTGTCTGACCCCCACCCGTTACGTCTGGGGCTACGAGGAATACGTGGCCCGGGAGCGGCTGCCCCGCTTCCTCCGGGGCGGGTTGCGGCCGCTGATCGCCGCCCTCCGGCTCTGGGATCGCCTGGCCGCCGACCGGGTGGACCTCTTCATCGCCATCTCCACGGAGGTGGCCCGGCGCATCCGCAAGTTCTACCGGCGTCCGTCCCTCCTCCTGCATCCTCCGGTGGAGGTGTCCCGCTTCCAGCCCGCCTCCCGGGTCGAAGACTACTACCTGATCGTCTCCCGGCTGGTCCCTTACAAGCGGATCGACCTGGCCATCCAGGCCTTCAACCGGCTGGGGCGGCCCCTGGTGATCGTTGGGGACGGTCGGGATCGGCCCCGGCTGGAGGCGATGGCGGGCCCGACCGTCACCTTCCGGGGGCGCGTCTCCGATGTGGAGCTGGCGGAGCTCTACGCCCGGTGCCGCGCGTTCATCTTCCCGGGGGTGGAGGACTTCGGGATCGCCCCGGTGGAGGCCATGGCGGCGGGACGGCCGGTGATCGCCTTCGCCGCCGGCGGCGCCCTGGACACGGTGGTGGAGGGGGTGACCGGGGTGTTCTTCCGGGAACCCACCCCCGAGAGCCTGGCGGAGGCGGTCCGGCGTCTGGAGGAGCTCCGCTTCGATCCCTGGGACATCCGCCGCTATGCCGAGCGGTTTGACAGGCGGAGGTTCCAGGAAAAAATAGAGGAAATTGTGGAAGCGACGTGGGAAGCCGCGCGCCGGGGCCAGGAGGTGGAGGCCGCCCTGCTGGCCCGGTTTCAGGATCTCGCCGTTGCGCTCCGGAGCCCTGTGGGATGA